The DNA sequence GCGGACGAGCCGACCAGCGCCGGGCCGGAAGCCTCCGGAGCAGCGGATGAGTTCGTATCCGATTCGGAGGAGCTGGAGGGCCCCTTCGACATCGAAGATTTCGACGACCCCGCAGCGGCGACGACGGCCCGACTCGACCTGGGTTCGGTGCTGGTGCCGATGCCCGCGGGTGCTCAGGTCCAGGTCGAACTGAGCGAGGCGGGTGTCCCCAGTGCGGTGTGGCTGGTGACGCCCAACGGCCGGTTCAACATCGCCGCCTATGCGGCGCCCAAGTCGCCGGGTCTGTGGCGTGAGGTGGCCGGTGAGCTGGCCGAGGCGCTGCGCAGGGACAACGCGATGGTCAGCATCGTCGATGGGCCGTGGGGCCGGGAGGTGCTCGGTTCGGCGACCGGCGCAGTGCGGTTCATCGGTGTCGACGGCTACCGCTGGATGGTGCGCTGCGTGATCAATGGCCGACCCGAGACCATGGACGTGCTCGCCCAGCAGGCGCGAGAGGCGCTGGCGGACACGGTCGTCCGGCGCGGAGACACTCCGCTGCCGGTGCGCACCCCGTTGCCGGTGCGGCTGCCCGAGCCGATGGCCGAGCAGTTGCGCGCTGCCGCGGCGCAGCAGGCCGCGGCGCAGCAGGCCGCTGCTGAGCAGGCCGCCGCGTTCGGCGGAGGCGGCGATGTACCGCCCGCGCCGGCGGCTCGCCGCAGCGTGGAGGGATCCGCGATGCAGCAGTTGCGCACTATCACCGGCGGTTGACGCAGGAGAGGTGAGGCTGGACCGCCGCTTGAGCAGCGCCAGTTAGCCCGCAGCGATCGTCAACGCGGTCACGCAGGCGGTGCCCAAGGCGGTCGGGTCGGCGCCGATCTGGTCCAGCGTGACGGTGCACAGCGCCGCGCGCGGGGCGGTGGCGGCCCATTCGGTGGCCGTCTGCAAAGGATGAACCGCGTCATCGACCGCCGCGGTCACGCCCATGGGCACGGTCAGAGTCGCCAGGTCGGCATGCGTTGGCGCGACATAGGCCGCAGCCTCTTCCAGAGCGTCGGGCAGCTGCGGCCACTGCGCGGTCCACGAGCGGGTCAACTCGTCGCCGAGCCAGGCCGGGCTCGATGCCCGCATCTGAGCCACCACTGCCGCCAGGCCGTCGTTGCGCAACTGCCCGGCGCTGTAGCGCGCGGCATGGGCCGCCGGGGCGTCATCGGGGGAGCCAGTCCAGGCGGGCAGCGCGGCCAGCACCCCGAGCACTCGCTCGGGATGGCGCAGTGCCCACGCGGTGGCCACCGCCGCGCCGATTGAGACCCCGCCGGAGAGGATTGGGCCGGACCGGGTGGCCGCTGCATCGAGCGCCTCCAGATAGCCCTCGATGAGACAGCCGGGCTGCGGGCGATGAGTGACCAATTCGGCACCGACCTGCTGCAACGGAGCGCAGAACGCCCGGCGGATGTAGTCGTCGTCGGAGCCGGTCCCCGGCAGCAGGACGGCCGTCACGCCGCGCAGAAACATGCCACCTCGTGATCGTGTTGGGTGTTGTCAGCCACCCCGCGGGCAGGGCATGTGGCATTAGGTATTCAACAGGTCTACCGTAGCGTGCGCATACGATTGAGGGAGAGGGCAATGGCTGCTCCGAAAGGGTACCTGCGCCGGCTGACTCGGCGATTGACGGAAGATCCCGAGCTGCGTGACGTCGAAGAGTTGTCCGATGAGGCGCTCAACACCGGCGCGCAGCGCGCGATCGACTGCCAACGCGGCCAAGAGGTCACCATGGTCGGGGTACTGCGCAGCGTCGAGGCCAACGCCAAGGGCTGCGTGGGCGGCGTCCGCGCCGAGCTGTTCGATGGCACCGACACGGTGACGCTGGTATGGCTGGGGCAGCGACGCATCCCCGGCATCGACTCCGGCCGCACCCTGCGCGTGCACGGCCGGCTGGGCAAACTCGAAAGCGGTTGCAAGGCCATCTACAACCCCCACTACGAAATCCAGCAGTGATCGCGCCTCCCTTCGGGTCGGTGCAGCGATGAGCGAGGAATACAGCGCCGAGGGCGCCCAGGGGCCGCAGCGGCTCCTGGAGCAGATCGGCGGGTTGGCCGGGGTGATCTACTCCTCGTTGCCGATTGTGGTGTTCGTGCCGGCTTCCAATCTCTTCGGACTGCGCGTCGCGGTCTTATCGGCGTTGGGCGTGGCTGCGGCGGTGCTGGTGTGGCGCCTGATCCGCAAGCAGTCCAGTCAACCGGCCATCTCCGGCTTCTTCGGGGTTGCCGTCTGCGCCCTGATCGCCTATCTGATGGGTGACTCCAAGGGTTATTTCCTGCTCGGAATCTGGACGTCGCTGGTGTGGGCGGTGGTGTTCGCCGCATCGATGGTGATCCGCCGTCCGGTGGTCGGCTACATCTGGTCATGGGCCAGCGGCCAGCCCCAGACCTGGCGTGAGCTGCGGTCGACCGTCTACGCCTACGATCTCGCGACGCTGACCTGGGCGCTGGTGTTCGGCTCCCGCTTCGTGGTCCAGCGGATGCTGTACAACGCCGATCAGACCGGCTGGCTGGGCGTGACGCGCATCGCCATGGGTTGGCCGCTGACCGCGGTGGCAGCGGTGGTCACCTACCTGGCGGTCAAATACGTGCAGCGCGCGTTGGATGAGCGGCCCACCGCGGGCGAGACCGAGCCCGAACCGCGCTCAGTGGGCCGGTAGCAGCAGCGCGCGCAGTTCGGTCTCGATGCCGCTGGATGCGACGAACAGCAGCTCGTCGCCGCCCTCGAGGGGTTCGTCGTCCTGCGGCACGATCACCCGTGTCCCGCGCAGGATCGTCACCAGCGCGGCGTCACGGGGCAGTGTCAGCTTGCGCACCGGCTTGCCGCCCCACGGGGTGTCGTCGGGCAGCGTGATCTCCAGCAGGTTGGCTTGCCCCTTGCGGAACTCCATGAGCCGCACCAGGTCTCCGACCGCGACGGCCTCCTCGACCAGCGAGGCCAGCATGCGCGGCGTGGACACTGCGACGTCCACGCCCCAGGCGTCGGTGAACAGCCACTCGTTCCGGGGATCGTTGACCCGGGCCACCACCCGCGGTACCGCGAATTCGGTCTTGGCGAGCAACGACAGCACCACGTTGGCTTTGTCGTCGCCGGTCGCGGCGATCACCACATCGAAGGACTCCAGGTGCACCGACTCCAGCAGACTCAGCTCGCAGGCGTCGCCGAGATGCCACTGCGCGTCGGCGATGTCCTCGGTGTCGACATGATCGGGGTTGCGCTCGATCAATGTCACCTGATGATCGCTGTCGAGCAGCTCGCGCGCAATCGAACGTCCGACCGCGCCGGCGCCGGCTACCGCTACCTTCATGGGCGCCGCTCCTCAACCCTGGCTCCGCGGGCTCCGCCAGCGTCTTCGTCGACGGCGGTCTTCATTTGTCCAGGTCTTCGCTCGGCGGCAACGCGGCGATCGCGATCGCTTCGGCGACCCGGCCGGACACCGCGACGATGTACACCTGGTCGCTGGCCTGAATCACCGTCTTGGGCTCGGGCAGGATGCCGGTCCCGAATCGGATCAAGAAGGCCACCCGGGCGTTGGTGGCGGCCTCCAGGTCGGTGACGGGGCGACCGATCCAGTCCTCGTGCAGGACGATCTCGGCGACGGCGACGGTGCCGGTGGGGTCACGCCACTTGGTGGTCTCGCTTTCCCGGGTCAGCGCGTCGAGTAGCCGATCGGTGGTCCACGGCACGGTAGCGATGGTCGGGATGCCCAGGCGCTCGTAGACCGCGGCCCGCTTGGCGTCATAGATACGGGCGACCACTCGCGAGACGCCGAACGTCTCCCGGGCCAGCCGCGCCGCGATGATGTTGGAGTTATCGCCGGAGGACACCGCGGCGAACGCGGCCGCTTCCTCGATGCCCGCCCGCAGCAGTACATCGCGGTCGAAGCCCATACCGAGCACTCGTTCGCCGTTGAACTCCGGGCTGAGCCGGTTGAACGCGGTGCTGTCTCGGTCGATGATGGCGACCTCGTGGCCGATCCGGGACAGTCCGTCGGCGAGCGAGGCTCCCACCCGGCCGCAACCCATCACAACTACCCGCACGTGCTGTGTCCTTTCAGGTCCTCTGGGCCGACTTTCGGCTGGTTATCGACTGCAGTAGTGCCTGTATTCGGTGAACGCTACCGCCAGTGCCTGCCTGGCTTACCCTTGGCTCTCGTGTCGAAGATTTCCACCGCTGCGCGGCGCCTGGTTCTAGGCCGGCCCTTTCGCAGCGATCGGCTAAGCCACACGCTGCTGCCCAAGCGCATCGCCCTGCCGGTATTCGCGTCCGATGCGCTGTCCTCGGTGGCCTACGGACCCGAAGAAGTCTTTCTGGTGTTGTCGGTGGCGGGTCTGGCGGCCTATCGGATGACGCTGTGGGTAGGCCTGGCTGTCGCCTTCGTGTTCATCACCGTGGTGGCCTCTTACCGCCAGAATGTGCACGCCTATCCTTCCGGCGGCGGCGACTACGAGGTGGTCACCACCAATCTGGGTGCAACCGCGGGCCTGACCGTGGCCAGCGCGTTGATGGTGGATTACGTTCTGACGGTTGCGGTCTCGATCTCATCGGGGATCGCCAACATCGGCTCGGCGATACCGTTCATCGCCGATCACAAGGTGGCGTTCGCAGTCGGGACTGTGATCGTGGTGGCGGCAGCGAATCTGCGGGGCATCCGAGAATCGGGTACCGCGTTCGCCATTCCGACATATGCGTTCATGATCGGGGTCTTCGCCATGCTGGGGTGGGGGCTGTTCCAGATCTTTGTGATGGGCAACCCATTGCAAGCCGAGTCGGCCGAGTTCAAAATCCACTCCACCCAGGGCGAGATGGTCGGGGTGGCCCTGGTGTTCCTGGTGGCGAAATCGTTCTCGTCGGGATGTGCCGCTCTGACCGGGGTGGAGGCGATCAGCAACGGTGTGCCGGCCTTCCGCAAACCGAAGTCGCGCAACGCGGCCAACACGCTGCTGATGCTGGGTGTGATCGCGGTGACACTGATGATGGGCATCATCGTGCTGGCCCGCCAGACCGGGGTGAAGATCGCTGCGCGCCCGCATGAACAGCTCATCGGGGCGCCGGCGGACTACGACCAGAAGACCTTGCTGGCTCAGCTGGCCGAGACGGTGTTCCGGGGCTTTCCGCCCGGCCTGTGGATCATCGCCGGAGTGACGGCGCTAATCCTGGCGCTGGCCGCCAACACCGCGTTCAACGGTTTCCCGGTGCTGGGTTCGATCCTGGCGCAGGACCGCTACCTGCCGCGCCAGCTGCACACCCGCGGCGACCGGCTGGCGTTCTCCAACGGCATCGTGTTCCTCGCCCTGGTGGCCATCGCCTTCATCGTGGCGTTCGGGGCAGAGGTGACCGCGCTGATCCAGCTCTACATCGTCGGAGTGTTCGTCTCCTTCACGCTCAGTCAGATCGGTATGGTGCGGCACTGGAATCGGTTGCTGCGTAACGAAATCGACCGTGCGGCCCGGGTCAAGATGATGCGTTCCCGGGTGGTCAACACCATCGGATTCGTGGCTACCGGGGTGGTGTTGATCGTGGTGATCGCCACCAAGTTTGTGGCCGGCGCCTGGATTGCGATCGTCGCGATGTCGGTGCTGTTCCTTGTGATGAAGATGATCCGCCGGCACTACGACACCGTGAGTCAGGAGTTGGCCGAGCAGTCGGCTGCGCTGGACGACCAGGCGGTGCTGCCCAGCCGCAACCACGCCCTGGTCCTGGTGTCCAAGCTGCATCTGCCGACCCGTCGCGCGCTGGCCTACGCGAGGGCGACGCGCCCGGACGCGCTGGAGGCGATCACGGTCAACGTCGATGACACCGAAACCCGCGCCCTGGTGCGCGAATGGGAAGATAGCGAGATCACCGTCCCGCTCAAGGTGATTGCATCGCCGTACCGTGAGGTCACCCGACCGGTGCTCGATTACGTCAAACGCATCAGTAAGGAGTCGCCGCGCACCGTGGTGACTGTTTACATCCCCGAATACGTGGTGGGCCACTGGTGGGAGCAGCTGCTCCACAACCAAAGCGCGCTGCGACTCAAGACCCGGCTGTTGTTCATGCCGCAGGTCATGGTTACCTCGGTGCCCTGGCAGCTGAACTCCTCGGAGCGGCGCAAAGTCTTGGAGCCGCATCACGCGCCCGGCGACACCCGGAGAGGCTTCTTAGAGTGATCGACCAGGAATTGGTCTTGACGACCGGGGCACCGGCGAACGGCGGCAGCTGTGTGGCGCGCCACGACGGTCGGGTCGTTTTCGTGCGCTATGCGCTGCCCGGTGAGCAGGTGCGGGTGCGGATCACCGCCGAGCGGGGCTCGTATTGGCACGGTGAATGTGTTGAGGTGCTCGAACCCGCGGCCGGCCGGATCGACTCGCTGTGCCCGATCGCCGGGGCCGACGGCGCCGGCTGCTGCGACCTGGCGTTCGCCGATCCGGGCGTGGCACGCGAGCTCAAGGGTGCGGTGGTGTCCAATCAGCTGGCGAGGCTCGGCGGCCACGAGTGGGAGGGTTCTGCCGAACCGGTCGGTGACGACGGCCCGACCGGTTGGCGCACCCGGGTCCGCTTGGACGTCGGTGCCGACGGCCGGGCCGGATTCCACCGGTATCACAGTGATGAGCTGGTCACCGACCTGCAATGCGGGCAGCTGCCGGCCGGAATGATCAAGGGACTGGCCGAACAGTCCTGGCGGCCCGGCGATCACCTGCACGTGGTGGCCGACGACGACGGTGTCCGGCATGTGGTGAGCACCGGGCGCGGTCACCGTCCCCAAGTCATGGAGGGCGACTACCACGCCACCCAGTGGGTGGGCCGCCGGCGTTGGCAGATTCCGGTGACGTCGTTCTGGCAGGCGCATCGCCGGGCGGCCGCGCTCTACAGCGCGCTGGTCGGCCAGTGGGCGCAGGCCGACACCGGAATGACCGCCTGGGATCTTTACGGCGGGGCCGGGATTTTCGCCGCGGCGCTGGCCCAGACGGTGGGGGAGTCGGGCCGGGTGATCAGTGCCGACACGTCACGGGCCGCGACCGGCGCCGCGCGCGCTGCGCTGGCTGACCTACCGCAGGTATCGGTGCGCACCGATTCGGTGCGAAGGGTGTTGAGCGATGCGCCCTGTCGCGCCGACGTCGCGGTGCTGGACCCGCCGCGTGCTGGCGCCGGGCGGGAGGTGATCGAGGCGCTGGCCGCCGCCGGCGTACCGCGCATTGTGCACATCGGTTGCGAGGCAGCGTCTTTCGCTCGAGACATCGGTTTGTACCGTTCCCAGGGGTATGCCGTGGAGCAGATCCGGGTGTTCGACGCGTTCCCGCTGACCCACCACGTGGAGTGCGTCGCGCTGCTGACCCGCTGACTGCTCGCGCCAGCGTGCCTGCCGTGGTTCATCGACTCGGGCTGGAATCTGGCGTTCGGGGTGTTGCCGCCTTACTGGGCGGTCAAGGCATGCTGGGTGGCCGGCCACCACGGTGTGTGGTCGCCGTATCTACTCGGCAGGGTTGTCTACAACCTGGCAGTCGCGATACCGCTGGATCGCCGATTCATCCCCAAGAACACCCGAGGTATCGCTGGAAACCCACCTCGAAACCGACGTTCTACAGCCGACTTCTCGCACTTTTTCTGCAAAACGTCGGTCTCGGTGGAGCGAGGCGGGGCGCGCGCAGTGCGAGTCAGCCAAATACGAAGTAGCGCAACCACAGATACACTGCCGTCAGCGCGACCGAGACGGCGGTGACCACAATGCCCTTGCGGGTGAATTCCCAGAATGAGATGGGATTGTCTGCCCGGCGGGCGATTCCGAGCATCACCACGTTGGCGCTGGCTCCGACGGCGGTCAGGTTGCCACCGAAGTCAGCACCCAGTGCCAGCGCCCACCACAGCGCGTCGGGGTGCGAGTTGTTGGGCAAGGTGGTGCTCAGCTCGGCCACGATCGGCGTCATGGTTGCCACGTAGGGGATGTTGTCGATGATCCCGGACACCGGCGCGGACACCCCCAAGATGCCCATCGTGGTCAATAGTGCATTGCCGCTGGTAACCGCGGTGGCAGCTTTGGCGAGGGCGGCGATCACGCCGGTATCTACCAGGGCGCCAACCATCACGAACAGTCCGGCGAAGAACAACAGCGTTTCCCACTCGACCCCGGACAGATAATCCGAGCGCTCCAGACCGGAGGTCAGGATCAAGACCCCGGCACCGAGCAGGGCGACCACCGATGGCTCGAGATGTAGCGCCGAATGCCCGATGAATGCGGCGAACACCGCGACGAGCACCAGTCCACACTTGATCAGCAGGCCGCGATCGCGGATTGCCTCACCCTCCTCCAGTGCCATCACGTCGGCGACCCGCTCGGCGTCGACGGCGAACGACCCGGGAAATAGACGGGGCAACATGGCAATGAACGCGGCGATGACGATGGCGACGATAGGCGCCAGGTTCAGCAGGAAGGAATTGAACGTCAATCCTCCTCGGCTGGCGATGATGATGTTGGGTGGATCACCGACCAGGGTTGCGGCGCCGCCGATGTTGGATGCGAACACCTCGGCCATCAGAAACGGTGCGGCACTGATGTCGAGACGGTCACAGACCAGCAGCGTGACCGGGGCGATCAGCAGCACAGTGGTGACGTTGTCCAGCAACGCTGAGGCCACCGCGGTCACCAGCACCAGCAGGATCATGATCCGTAGCGGGGAACCCTTGGCGCGCTTGGCTGCCCAGATGGCGATGTACTCGAAAACGCCGGTCTGGCGCAGCACGCTGACAATGATCATCATGCCCAGCAGCAGGAAGATGACGTCCCAGTCGATACCGGTCGCACGGGAATAGAAGATGTCATCGGACGAAATGACCGGCAGGATGACGACTGCCGCCGCGCCGGCCAGCGCTACCACCGTCTTGTTGACCCGGTCGGCGGCGATGAACGCGTACGCGGTCAGAAACACCGCGACCGCAATGAATGCCATCAGCGGGTCAGACTCTCAGCGCCGCGGCAAGCAACCGCGACGCGGTGATGACCCCGTGCAGCTCACCGTCCTTGACGACGGCAATCAAGGGGCTGTGCAGTCGGGCCATCATGGCGGCCACTTCGATCACGGTCGCGTCGGCGTCGGCGGCCGGCACGTCTCGTAGGTGTTCGGGCAGCACGTCACGCACCGTCTTGCCGCGAAGCTTCTCGGCCGAGCGGTCCGCCACGGTCTCGCTCAGTACGCCCGCCAGCGAGGGGTCGTCCTGGACGTAGCCCGGCACGATGAAGCGCACCACCTGGGAGGCCGGCAGCACCGCGTACGGCTTGCCGGCCGCGTCGGTGACGACGATGCCGGGCAACCGATGCTCCGCCAATAACCTGGCGGCGGCCAGCGCGTCGGAGTCGATAGCCACCACCGGGAATTCTTCGGCGATCTGTTCGGCCTGCACACGACGACGATACGGTGGGTGCCCGCGGCCATGCGTAGACTGGCCCGATGCTTGAAGGGATCCGCGGCCCCGCCGATCTGCAGCACCTCACGCAGGCTCAGCTGACCGATCTGGCGGCGGAAATCCGCGAGTTCCTGATCCACAAGGTCGCCGCGACCGGCGGGCATCTGGGCCCCAACCTGGGTGTGGTGGAGCTGACGTTGGCGCTGCACCGGGTGTTCGACTCCCCGCACGACCCGATCATCTTCGACACCGGGCATCAGGCCTACGTGCACAAGATGCTGACCGGACGCAGCCGCGACTTCGACACCCTGCGCAAGAAGGGCGGGCTGTCGGGTTACCCGTCGCGCGCCGAGAGCGAGCACGACTGGGTGGAGTCCAGCCACGCCAGCTCGGCGCTGTCCTACGCCGACGGCCTGGCCAAAGCCTTCGAGCTCACCGGACACCGCAACCGGCACGTGGTGGCCGTCGTCGGTGACGGCGCCCTGACCGGCGGGATGTGCTGGGAGGCGCTCAACAACATCGCCGCAGGCAACCGCCCGGTGGTGGTCGTGGTCAATGACAACGGCCGTAGCTACGCGCCCACCATCGGTGGCTTCGCCGACCACCTGGCCGCACTGCGGCTGCAGCCCGCCTACGAGCGCCTGCTGGAGCGAGGCCGCACGGCGATCCGCGGGGTGCCGGTCGTCGGGGAACTCGGCTACCAGGTGATCCACAGCTTCAAAGCGGGGCTCAAAGATGCACTGGCGCCGCAGGCGCTCTTCACCGACCTCGGCCTGAAATACCTGGGCCCGATCGACGGTCATGACGAGGCCGCGGTGGAATCCGCGCTGCGCCGCGCACGGGGCTTCGGCGGGCCGGTGATCGTGCACGTGGTCACCCAAAAGGGCAAGGGCTACGGCCCGGCCGAGAACGACGAGGCCGAGCAGATGCACGCCTGCGGGGTGATCGACCCGCTGACGGGCAACGCCACCGAAACCGCCGGACGCGGCTGGACGGCGGTGTTCTCCGACGCGCTCATCGAGTACGGCACCAAGCGCCGTGATGTCGTCGCCATCACCGCCGCGATGCCGGGCCCCACGGGGCTCGCGCCGTTCGGACAGCGCTTTCCTGATCGGATGTTCGACGTCGGAATCGCCGAGCAACATGCGATGACGTCCGCGGCCGGCCTGGCTATGGGTGGCCTGCACCCGGTGGTGGCGGTGTATTCGACGTTCCTCAACCGTGCCTTCGACCAGCTCGTGATGGACGTCGCGCTGCACAAGCTGCCGGTGACGCTGGTGTTGGACCGGTCCGGGATCACCGGGCCCGACGGCGCCAGTCATAACGGCATGTGGGATCTGTCGGTGCTGGGGATCGTGCCCGGAATCCGGGTGGCCGCACCTCGCGACGGCATCCGGCTGCGCGAAGAGCTCGGCGAAGCGCTCGACATCCATGACGGGCCCACCGCATTGCGATTCCCCAAAGGGGATGTGGGCGAAGACATTCCCGCCATCGAGCGGCGCGCTGGGGTGGACCTGCTGGCGGTCCCGGCCGACGGGTTGCCGCAAGACGTCCTGCTGGTCGCGGTCGGCGCGTTCGCGCCCATGGCGTTGGCGGTGGCCGACCGGCTGCACAACCAGGGCATCGGGGTGACGGTCATTGACCCGCGGTGGGTGCTTCCGGTGCCGGAGGTGCTCGTCGAGATGGCCGGCGCACACAAGCTGGTGGTCACCTGCGAGGACAACGGCGTGGCCGGCGGTATCGGCTCGGCGGTCTCGGCGGCGCTGCGGCGCGCCGACATCGACGTGCCCTGCCGCGACGTGGGGCTGCCGCAGCGTTTCTACGACCACGCCTCGCGCGGGCAGCTGCTGGCCGAGGTCGGTCTGACCGCCCAGGATGTGGCCCGCCAGATCACCGGCTGGGTGGCGGCGATGGGCGCCTGCAACTGCGTCGACGAGGTGTCAGCGAGCGGCTGGACCAGTTCGCGCCCGGACGGGCGGCCAGATCATGTCGAACAACCACGCGAACACGAACGTGTAAACGAGGAAGAAGGCCAGTAGTCCGGCCTCGAGGCTCAAAGCCTGCAGCAGGGAAACCTTGAGGGTCCAGGCGACGATCGGCAACAGCAGCACCACCAGGCCACCTTCGAAGCCGATGGCGTGCACGATCCGGCGGCCCACCGTGCGGGTCGCGCAGTCCTGCCGGCGCTCCCATGCCTCGAACACGGTGGTCCAAACGTAGTTCCACACCACCGCGACTGTTGATGCTGCTACTGCCACGGCACCTGAACTGCCGCCGCCGAACCCCAGCACGGTCAGTCCGACAGTGGTCAGCGCAACGGCGACAAGCTCGTAGCTGATGACGTAGACGATGCGACGAAAGGCCGGTGACACGAGGTCCTCCCAGAAAAATCAACCATGGGAAGTCCTTGACGGTTCGCGTCCACGGTTAGCGTGACGTGAGAAGCGCTGGCCGAACACTGAATACGGCTGCTCCCTCGGCAGTCTAGCAACAGCTGTGCTGAGCACCCGGTAGCCCGGCTAGGCGTGGCCGAGAGCTTGCGCCAGCACCGACACCGTCAGCTCACGCTGCCAGGGACGTGCGCCGCCGGCGACCAAGAACTCCTCGATCACCTCTGCTGCGCCCGATGCCACCGGTTTCCAATCCCAGCACAGCCGGCGCACCAGTTCGGGGGTGATCAGGTTCTCGGTCGGCACGTGCACCTGCTCGGATACGGCACCCAGCGCGGCGCGGGCGGCCTCCAGTCGTGCGGCGGCCTCGGGCTTGCGCCGCGCCCAGCGCGATGGCGGCGGTGGGCCGCTGGCGGATTCGCTGGCTTCCAGCGGCTCGGGGTTGTCGCGTGCCGCGGCCAGCGCGGCCAGCCAGGTCGCCGCGCTGCGACGTTGTTTGGGTCCGCCGAACACCGGCAGGGCAAGCAGCTCTGCGACGGTGGTGGGGTTGGCGACGGCCGCAGCGATGATCGCCGAGTCGGGCAGGATGCGTCCGGGCGCGATGTCACGGCGCGCAGCGATCTGGTCGCGGACCGTCCAAAGCTCTCGGACGGCGGCCAGGCCGCGCCGATCGCGGACCTTGTGAATGCCCGATGTACGCCGCCAGCGGTCCCGGCGTGTCGTGGTGGTGAAGTCGGTCACCCGGACGTGATTGAACTCCTGTGCCGCCCAGTCGGTTTTGCCCTGCTCGGCCAGCACTTCAGCGACCGCCTGGCGCAGTTCGATGAGCACCTCGACGTCGAGCGCCGCATAGTTGAGCCAATCGGCAGGCAGCGGTCGCTTCGACCAGTCGGCGGCGCCGTGGCCCTTGGCCAGGCCCAGTCCCAACAGTCGCTGCACCATCGCGGCCAGGTTGACCCGGTCGAAGCCGGCCAGCCGCCCGGCCAGTTCGGTGTCGTACAGCGCCTTGGGCCACATGCCGACCTCGGCCAAGCAGGCCAGGTCTTGGTCGGCGGCGTGCAGAATCCACTCGTCGTCGTCGAGCACCTCGGCGACTGGGCGCAGCAGGGCAGCGGGATCCTCGCCGGCGCCGACCGGATCGATCAGCACCGTACCGGCACCCGCTCGACGGATCTGGATGAGGTAGGCCCGGTTGGAGTAACGGAAGCCCGACGCCCGCTCGGCATCCACGGCGAACGGGCCGTGACCGCCTGCCAGCAGGTCGGCGGCGGCACCGATCTGCCTGCCGGTGACCGACACCTCCGGCACCCCGTCGGCAGGATGCGGCAGCGGTGTCGGCTCGGGCTCTTCGGTGACGGCCGGTTCGGTGTTCTGCTCGGACATCTTCAGACGCGGGTTCGCGAGCTCAGATCGGTGATCCCGACCGGCGGTAGGCCCGCGGCGTGTTCCAGCACCTCGCAGAAGGCCTGGACATGTGTGCCCAGCTCCGGGGTGGTCGCGGTCCACGACGCGCGCAGCTCCAGCTGGTGACCCCGCGGCGGGCCGGAGATGTCGCCGTACCGAACTGACGTGGTGGCGGTGACGGTCCCACCCAATGCGGTGACGTGTTCGGTGCGGGCGCCCAGCGCCTCGACGAGCCAACTCCAGGCGACCTCGGGCAGCAGCGGGTCGATCGCCTCGTGCGGGTCCAGGTCGGCCTGAATGAAGGCCACC is a window from the Mycobacterium sp. SVM_VP21 genome containing:
- a CDS encoding DUF3000 domain-containing protein — protein: MHAATVRSEIELGPIRPPQRLAPYSYALGAEVKHPETDFVPEDSDGDAFGRLILLYDPDGTDAWDGTMRMVAFIQADLDPHEAIDPLLPEVAWSWLVEALGARTEHVTALGGTVTATTSVRYGDISGPPRGHQLELRASWTATTPELGTHVQAFCEVLEHAAGLPPVGITDLSSRTRV